Proteins encoded in a region of the Pseudomonas shahriarae genome:
- a CDS encoding ABC transporter substrate-binding protein — protein sequence MNRKALSLAIAAALFAGNLLADDFDPNAKDGGAAVITYQNDVATLDPAIGYDWQNWSMIKSLFDSLMDYKPGTTELVKDLASDYTISDDGTVYTFTLRKGVKFQNGRELKASDVKYSLERTVNPKTQSPGAGFFSPIVGYDEMSTQKAEHLSGIEVVDDYTVKITLKEASATFLHVMAINFSSVVPKEEVEKWGADFGKHPVGTGAYSLEQWKLGQHIVFKKNPNYFKAGLPHLDSITFEVGQDPMVALLRLQKGEVDIAGDGVPPAKFLEFKNDPKFKHLVVTGDQLQTGYLTLKTTMPPFDNLKVRQAVNMAISKDRIVRIINGRAVPANQPLPPAMPGYDKDYKGYAYDVEAAKKLLADAGFAKGFDTELYVMNTDPQPRIAQAIQQDLAKVGIRAQIKSLAQANVIAAGSSKDQAPMVWSGGMAWIADFPDPSNFYGPILGCGGAIDGGWNWALYCNKTLDALAAKADSMAKPEQQAERIALWKKIFIDVMADAPWVPIFNEQRFTVRSARMGGSDSLYVDPVHVPVNYDYIYLK from the coding sequence ATGAATCGCAAAGCATTATCCTTGGCCATCGCGGCTGCATTGTTCGCCGGGAATCTTCTGGCCGATGACTTCGATCCAAACGCAAAAGACGGTGGCGCCGCAGTCATTACCTATCAGAACGACGTGGCCACACTTGACCCCGCCATTGGCTACGACTGGCAGAACTGGTCGATGATCAAAAGCCTGTTCGATAGCCTGATGGACTACAAGCCCGGAACCACGGAGCTGGTCAAGGACCTGGCATCGGACTACACCATCTCCGATGACGGCACGGTCTACACCTTCACCTTGCGTAAAGGCGTGAAGTTCCAGAACGGTCGCGAGCTCAAGGCCAGCGACGTCAAGTACTCCCTGGAGCGCACCGTCAACCCGAAAACCCAGAGCCCGGGCGCCGGCTTCTTCAGCCCGATCGTGGGCTATGACGAAATGAGCACCCAAAAGGCCGAACACTTGTCGGGCATTGAAGTGGTGGACGACTACACCGTCAAGATCACCCTCAAGGAGGCGAGTGCGACGTTCCTGCATGTGATGGCGATCAACTTCTCCTCTGTGGTGCCCAAGGAAGAAGTCGAGAAGTGGGGCGCCGATTTCGGCAAGCATCCGGTCGGTACGGGTGCCTACAGCCTGGAGCAGTGGAAGCTTGGACAACATATTGTCTTCAAGAAAAACCCCAACTATTTCAAGGCTGGCCTGCCGCACCTGGACAGCATCACCTTTGAAGTGGGCCAGGACCCGATGGTCGCCCTGCTGCGCTTGCAAAAGGGTGAAGTCGACATCGCCGGTGACGGTGTGCCGCCCGCCAAGTTCCTGGAATTCAAGAACGATCCAAAGTTCAAGCACCTGGTGGTGACCGGTGACCAGTTGCAAACCGGCTACCTGACCCTGAAAACCACGATGCCGCCGTTCGACAACCTCAAGGTACGCCAGGCAGTGAACATGGCGATCAGCAAGGATCGTATCGTGCGCATCATCAATGGTCGTGCGGTCCCGGCCAACCAGCCGCTGCCGCCGGCCATGCCGGGCTACGACAAGGACTATAAAGGCTATGCCTACGACGTCGAGGCGGCGAAAAAACTGCTGGCAGACGCCGGTTTCGCCAAGGGCTTTGACACCGAACTGTACGTGATGAACACCGATCCGCAACCGCGTATCGCCCAAGCCATCCAGCAAGACCTGGCCAAGGTCGGTATCCGGGCGCAGATCAAATCCCTGGCACAAGCCAACGTGATTGCAGCCGGCAGTTCCAAGGATCAGGCACCGATGGTGTGGTCAGGTGGCATGGCCTGGATTGCCGACTTCCCGGACCCGTCGAACTTCTACGGGCCGATCCTGGGCTGCGGCGGTGCGATTGACGGCGGCTGGAACTGGGCACTGTATTGCAACAAGACGCTGGATGCACTGGCGGCCAAAGCCGACAGCATGGCCAAGCCGGAGCAACAAGCCGAGCGCATCGCGCTGTGGAAGAAAATCTTCATCGACGTGATGGCTGACGCGCCGTGGGTGCCAATCTTCAACGAGCAGCGCTTCACCGTGCGTTCTGCGCGCATGGGCGGCTCCGATTCGCTGTACGTCGACCCGGTTCACGTGCCGGTCAACTACGACTACATCTACCTCAAGTAA
- a CDS encoding acetamidase/formamidase family protein — translation MCQNCLVKTIHSVNSHFGWDNRFEPTAQVTPGSMLEFCCLDSSNGFFTPNSVVSDVGKVPFDKINPVTGPIFVEGAEPGDVLKITLDSFKPSGFGWTANIPGFGLLADQFKDPALALWHYDKVNLAPAAFSDFARVPLKPFAGTIGLAPAQAGLHSVVPPRRVGGNLDIRDLSAGTTLYLPVEVSGALLSIGDTHAAQGDGEVCGTAIESAMDVVVKIDLIKDTPLATPRFSTPGPVTRHLDSAGYEAFTGIGPDLMQAARQAVSNTIDWLCREHAMPAEQAYMLCSVCGDLRISEVVDLPNWVVSFYFPKVVFA, via the coding sequence ATGTGCCAGAACTGCCTGGTCAAGACCATTCATAGTGTCAACAGCCATTTTGGCTGGGACAACCGCTTCGAACCAACCGCACAGGTAACGCCGGGCTCTATGCTTGAATTCTGCTGCCTTGATTCGTCCAACGGGTTCTTTACGCCCAACTCGGTGGTGAGTGACGTGGGCAAGGTACCGTTCGACAAAATCAACCCGGTTACCGGGCCTATTTTCGTCGAAGGGGCTGAACCAGGAGATGTGCTCAAAATTACCCTCGACAGTTTCAAGCCCAGCGGCTTTGGCTGGACGGCGAATATTCCGGGCTTCGGCCTGCTGGCCGACCAGTTCAAGGACCCGGCCCTGGCCCTGTGGCATTACGACAAGGTCAACCTGGCCCCTGCGGCGTTCAGTGATTTTGCCCGTGTGCCGCTCAAACCTTTCGCTGGCACCATCGGCCTGGCCCCAGCGCAGGCAGGGTTACATTCGGTGGTTCCACCACGCCGGGTCGGCGGCAATCTGGACATTCGGGACCTGTCCGCTGGCACCACGTTGTACTTGCCGGTGGAGGTCAGTGGCGCATTGCTGTCGATCGGTGATACCCACGCGGCACAAGGTGATGGAGAGGTGTGTGGCACCGCGATTGAAAGCGCCATGGACGTGGTGGTGAAAATCGACCTGATCAAGGATACCCCGCTGGCAACCCCGCGCTTCAGCACACCTGGCCCGGTCACACGCCACCTCGATTCTGCCGGCTACGAAGCGTTCACCGGGATCGGCCCGGACCTGATGCAAGCGGCGCGTCAAGCCGTGAGCAATACCATCGACTGGCTGTGCCGTGAACACGCTATGCCGGCAGAGCAGGCCTATATGTTGTGTTCGGTATGCGGCGATCTGCGTATCAGTGAAGTTGTCGACCTGCCCAACTGGGTGGTGTCGTTCTACTTCCCGAAAGTCGTGTTTGCCTGA
- a CDS encoding ABC transporter ATP-binding protein, with product MSNGISKPILSVQHLSIDVGLGATPRRVVDNLNFDLYPGQTLCIAGESGSGKSLSSLAIMGLLPKAVRVAEGAIRFAERNLIGMPERELQQLRGKEIGMIFQEPMTSLNPLMTVGQQLEETLLRHEPLGRQALRLRVKEMLASVRMPQVEKRLQQYPHELSGGMRQRVMIAMAMLCRPKVLIADEPTTALDVTIQAQILELMRELQQVYGTSLLMITHDMGVVAEMADQVVVMNHGRTEEQAPVRQLFTQPQADYTRKLLAAVPVLGTVGQPENISQQPVILQVRDLSVRFPVRTGWFEENRQVHAVEGVNFELRQGETLGLVGESGCGKSSTGKALMNMQAYQGSVKLFGKELNGLQGADLHAVRRDIQMVFQDPYAALNPRKNILELVGEPLLIHHQLPLAQRQERVAELLRQVDMPVDTMYRYPHQFSGGQRQRICIARALALNPKVIIADESVSALDVSVQAQVLELLEHLREVHRLSYLFISHDMAVVERICHRVAVMYGGQIVEIGRRDQVLGNPQHPYTKRLLSAVPMPDVDRKRDFKALLHEFEQPSPIKSKGFEAPAQKFQDLGNEHWVAVG from the coding sequence ATGAGTAACGGGATCTCCAAGCCGATTCTGTCGGTGCAGCATTTATCCATTGATGTCGGCCTGGGGGCCACGCCCCGGCGGGTGGTCGATAACCTTAATTTCGACCTGTATCCGGGACAGACGCTGTGTATCGCCGGAGAGTCCGGTAGCGGAAAATCACTGTCGTCGTTGGCGATCATGGGGCTGTTGCCTAAGGCCGTGCGGGTGGCGGAGGGTGCTATCAGGTTTGCCGAGCGCAACCTGATCGGGATGCCTGAGCGCGAACTTCAGCAGTTGCGTGGCAAAGAGATTGGCATGATTTTCCAGGAACCGATGACCTCGCTGAATCCGCTGATGACCGTTGGTCAGCAGTTGGAGGAAACGCTGCTGCGCCACGAACCGCTGGGGCGTCAGGCCCTACGCCTGCGAGTCAAGGAAATGCTGGCGTCGGTACGCATGCCGCAGGTCGAAAAACGTCTACAGCAGTACCCCCATGAACTCTCCGGTGGCATGCGCCAGCGTGTGATGATCGCGATGGCCATGCTTTGCCGGCCCAAGGTGTTGATTGCTGATGAACCGACCACAGCGCTCGACGTCACTATTCAGGCGCAGATTCTGGAATTGATGCGCGAGTTGCAGCAGGTGTACGGCACCAGCTTGCTGATGATCACTCACGACATGGGCGTGGTCGCGGAAATGGCCGACCAAGTGGTCGTCATGAATCATGGCCGTACCGAAGAACAGGCACCGGTGCGTCAACTGTTTACACAGCCGCAGGCAGACTACACGCGTAAATTGCTCGCAGCCGTTCCGGTGTTGGGCACCGTGGGTCAACCGGAGAACATCAGCCAGCAGCCGGTGATTTTGCAGGTTCGCGATTTGTCCGTACGTTTTCCCGTGCGTACCGGCTGGTTTGAGGAGAACCGGCAAGTGCATGCGGTCGAGGGCGTCAACTTCGAGTTGCGCCAGGGCGAAACGCTGGGGCTGGTGGGGGAGAGCGGTTGCGGCAAGTCCAGTACGGGCAAGGCCCTGATGAACATGCAGGCTTACCAGGGCAGCGTGAAGTTGTTCGGCAAAGAGCTCAACGGCCTGCAAGGCGCCGACCTTCATGCGGTGCGGCGGGATATCCAGATGGTGTTTCAGGACCCCTATGCGGCCTTGAACCCACGCAAGAACATCCTGGAACTGGTGGGCGAGCCTTTGTTGATTCACCACCAGTTGCCCCTGGCGCAACGCCAGGAACGGGTCGCTGAACTGCTTCGCCAAGTCGACATGCCAGTCGACACGATGTATCGCTACCCCCACCAGTTCTCCGGTGGCCAGCGCCAGCGCATCTGTATCGCACGGGCGCTGGCGCTCAACCCGAAAGTCATCATCGCCGACGAATCCGTTTCGGCCCTTGATGTTTCGGTTCAGGCTCAGGTGCTGGAATTGCTTGAGCATTTGCGTGAGGTGCATCGGCTCAGTTACTTGTTCATTTCCCATGACATGGCGGTGGTCGAGCGCATTTGTCATCGTGTGGCCGTCATGTACGGCGGTCAGATCGTCGAGATTGGCCGCCGCGATCAGGTCCTGGGCAACCCTCAACATCCTTACACCAAGCGCCTGCTCAGCGCCGTCCCAATGCCGGACGTTGACCGTAAGCGCGATTTCAAGGCGCTCTTGCATGAGTTCGAGCAACCAAGCCCGATCAAGTCAAAAGGCTTTGAAGCGCCGGCGCAGAAGTTTCAGGACTTGGGGAACGAGCATTGGGTAGCGGTAGGCTAA